ATTAGAACAGTCTGTGCTTGCAAATTATCTGCCTCAGATCTGAGCTGAAATTGATACATACTGAACTTATCACCATTCCATTCACTCAGTGCCACACCTCCAAAAACTATCACTCTCATGCACACTCATATAAACCtgaatacagtatataaaacaagCTAAAACACATGTAGACAGCCTTCTAGTATAGATGACTGGGTTATACCACATGTAGCATAACCAGGAAATTCTGTGCTGTGTGCTTTCGAAAGTGAAATAGTTTGGCACTTTGACACTTTTGACCAGGAGCAACATACACTGCATTTAAAGTTTAGCCTTAGACTTTTACAACTTTAAACATAATTGAATgaatttaattactttaataagataaaataatgatttattaaaagGTATTTTGTGTAAAATACATCCAGAGTTACACAACAATCAACAAAAGACATTTGAAAGTTTACACATGAATTAATTGCGTAACAACAACAACcttaatatattaatttgatgaaacattctaaaaattaatgaaattaatatgaCATTGTGAATTTAATCTAacgtaattttaattaaattttaatttcaaaatttatttatttattttttcacaatatttatttaattttgtatttgtaaaacatttttctaaagtattttaattagtttaataatATAAAGGACGTATTAAAAAGGTGcaaaatatatcatattacaatatagtgtaataaaataaatgtcaaaacgttttttttttttctgttagtaAGTTTACAGCTGAATAAATGGATATAAATCTATCTATCACATTAAgccttatttattatttacttattttttgtacAGATGTTCCAATATACCAATGCTATCTCACCATCTAGTTGTATCTGACCACTGAGCACCTGCTTGTACTGTTGGTCAAACCAACTGCGTCAGTCTGTGGGTGGGGGAGCGGTACGGAGGGAGAAGGTGTTAACAGCTCAAAATGTCACCATTGGCCCCGTATTCAACATAAACCACTACCCCTCTATCTCACTTTCCCACATGCTCTGACGTCTTCCAAAAACATATATACTCTTGAGATCTACCTGTCATTATTGAACCGATTCCCACACAATGACATCACAAGACACCTTCTCATGACACATTTGAGGGCTACCAGGGGCAGAGGGCCCTCAGGACTAACCACAAGATTTAAACACAACACCGAGTCGATACTTTCACCAACTTGTACTGATAGTTTCAGACCACATGCTTTACTTCTGCTTTTCAACAGAGCTCACCATCAAAGGGGGAACAACATTTATAACTTGCCTTTAAAAAGAACAGCTTAGGGAACTTCTCTATCTTTATCTTGTTATCTCCTCCAAACACTAAAACATTTGTATTTGCTTGGTGTAATGTAGGTACACTATCTTGAAGACTACACAATTTAATGAGCTCCAGTGATGTTTTGATCTCGCGCTCAGACGCTTTGATTATTGAGGTCGAAcgcaaatatatattattattattttttagaatgTGTCTGTGGTTCTGTCGTTCACAGTGCTGTCATCACGGAAAAAAAGTGGAAACGAAAACAACAGTGAGACATTTCAAAACTGTCCGCATGTTCGAGCGCAGAGGGCGACCTCTGTTGGTCGCGGGTTTACAGCACATCTGATTTATTGCCTTGCAGCTCCGAGCTCACACGTAGAGGCTACATTACACACCGCTGGTGCCGCCAACAGGCTCTTTCAATGTTAACAGGCTGTAAGAAATGCAGCAGCCTTCaacttttaatggaaagacacattaaaaacttttaacaacaaatttcagtattttcatttttatttaaataagtaaaaataactatttattgCTATTTTACTTAATCTGGTTCTCTGTTGTTTATATAAAGAGGCCAAATGTCTACTAATAGACTTTAATCTTAATtgaagtaattatttttattttaataaggcaaaataatgatttaatacaAAGTATTAGGATATTAACATCCACccgtgaaataaaaaaaaaaattatctttatggtggtgggagagagagagatttctttcttttttttatgtattgaatttttcattgttgttgtttgtttatttgtttttatgcttTTCCATTACTTTTCCATTgtagatattttatttcatttcaattcattgtagtttttcttattttgcactaatatttcattttaattctttgttatttatttattgtattttacaggatttaacatttcacaatttCTAATTGCATGCAAATACGTACACTATACACTATATGTGGCAGTAAAAGTACATGGGTTTGTCATGCATGAACAGATATTTCACAGAGCGTGATAATGCAACGATGCATTTCcactataattaattaatttgcattaaaaaaataaataaatcccagcAAAACagtgattagtttttttttatacattgctattaaattagaaataatatatatatataatatatatatatattgctaattTAATAGTTTACTTTATATAGTAataaaattttctttttattgcatagTTTATTGCATAAAATAATAAGCCTGTGATAATGCATTTCTGCAATAAACCAATTAGTAAATTAGCTTTATTTGTATGTTACCCTATagcattaaattacaaaaagtaGTCTCTGGGGGCTTGAATGAATATTTGACATCTCTCTCTCCTCAAACtaccatattttttttctctttcccttTTGGAAAGTCATGGGAAGGCAAAagtggatttttattattattattttttttagattaaattttttcattctgcatatttcagtttagcaTAGCTACTTGAAACTGTTACTGACGGGCTAGGACCGCTTGATAATTACAGGCAGATTTTATTAAGCAgggttaaactctgcaggaagggtgTCACCAAGTTAAGAGAAGTTAAGATCGTTTAGTTCAGTGTTCCAGCTGACATTATAACTGCATCCGGCCTGGTTACTAAACAGATTGATAAGCCCCTGGCTCTATATAACATGCTGACCAGAATCCTTATCTGTACTAACCATTAACATTTTAGGAAACATTTTTGAATGGAATGACATTAACATCCCCTTACTAAGGCAGTTTATCTGAAAAAGTATAAAACTTTGGAAAATGTCAACAAACATAGGCACTTCAGTGGAAGTGGTAGCCTACTGTTGTTAAGTTTATAAAACTctagtttaaattaaatattgacaTTGTGCTTCCGCGTTGCCTGTTTAGCCTGCACTTGTTCCACTCTTTGGGAATGTTGAGAATGTGATCCAGTCCCGCTGAATATTCATGCACTAAGCGAATAGCCCCCCATGCCAGTAAATCGACTCGATTTGGGAGTGGCACATACCAAATCTCAGGATTTGACTCTTCCATACATGGTCAGCTCCAATATAAGATGACGTAATGGTCCACCCCTAAATAAACATAGGAAACACGCTCTTATCAGCACAGATACTTGACATTATTATTCGTTCACTTCTGAGGAAGCTCCACCCAGGTATCGTCTCTTCAAAGTGAACGCCCTTGTCCCGCTACTGTTACAGTGCTCGAAACTGCGGAGTTCAGAGCACAGATTACAGTGCACTATACGCCACCCGTTTAGGCTACGTGTTGGAAATATAATGCCTTTAAGGGTTGTTTTACAAGGTCCTGGACCGTGGGGCTTCCGTCTGGTCGGGGGAAAAGATTTCGAACAACCTCTGACAATCTCGAGGGTAAGACATTAATTTTGGATTTGTTAATAATTCATCACAGAGGGAAAATGGATTTCACAGACATCACTAGGCCAACATATTATACTCCAGGATCTGGAATAACTTTCTCAAAAACGTGTCACGCctgcatgcagcagcagcagcagcatcatccAACAGAAACGCACGTGAACGCGACCGTATCGTCCTAAACTTCACTGTTGCAATGTCTCGAGCACTTGGATTAAATGTTTCGCGAAACAAATGGAACCAATTAGCTAATAACTAGCTCATCTTGACGCAAAATAGAAATAGTTCTGTGCTTCATTCCATATGGTTTAGCAGAAAAGTGTTCAGTCACCTAACCTGTATtgatttcaaaacattacaaGTATTCATGGCATGAATGCATGTTATAATTGTAATATGAAACTCAAACGTGTACCTTCTACAGCAACAAGCTGCCAGTCATCTCTTAAAGGGGCACTGAATACATTTGTTAACTATAAGTTGTATGTATAAAGAAatactatttgaaaaaaaatatttctagaaTAAGCTGTTTTATATTACTAGAGTGGGTCTCTTTCATGGGGGCCACAATGTTGAGACCAATAATAGTTCGCTTTAAATAGCACTTCTTGTCAGATCTCAGTGTAAAAATGAAGGCCATTCCACACCAAAAACGATGACTGTAATGATAAATATATTCGCATCCACAATGCACAATAACATTCTGTTTACTGTAAGCGTGCCCTAGCGTTATGTCATCTGTCTGTATTCTTACAGAATTAGAACAAATATCAAAactttattgtttaatttatcattatagttatcatccttgaTGTGAACGACCCTTTAGTCAGGATTGGATCTAAGAGTATCCAGAAAATAAACAAGCAATTTGTGTAGCAGCAGTTCAGGAATAAACAAACATCATGCATTCTAGTTGATATTCATCCTTATATAAGAGCCAGCaaagtgtaaataaaaatttCCTGAGTGCTTGCATTTTTATCAGAAACAAGGTGCCCACCCTGACATAGAGGAAGTCAGGATGTAACAAGTGAAAAGTACACCAAAGAGAAGTTATTATCAAAATTTTGCTGTATTTCTTTTAAGTTTATATTTGGGCATGAAAAACTATACAATTTAATTCTAAAGCCTTTTAGATGACCAGTTTTGACTTTTTCAGGTGACTCCAGGAAGCAAAGCGGCTCAAGCAGACCTTTGTATAGGGGACATGATCCTGTCCATAGATGGAGAATCAACAGAAGGCATGACTCACCTGgaagcacaaaataaaatcaaagctTGCATAGAGGAAATGGTGCTTTCCATTGACAGGTGGGGCATTACAGTGCAAAGGGGAACATGCAGTTGTTAACCTGAATGTATCATTAGCTATAAGTATGTAGAAAAGCACGATAAAATGAAACTTCttacaaaacaaacagaaaagttgTCTTTTATTAAATTCTTCCAGACATTCTAGATTTAATATTCTGTGACACGGTGGAAGATAATGGCATACCATACACTGTAAAATGGTGCTGGGTCTaattttcatctctctctctttttgtacCTTAATCTTTTATTGATTCACTGCttgaaagtttaaaaaattttttgcagaTCAGAGTCAAAAATGTGGTCCCCACTGGTAACTGAAGAAGGAAAGACCAATCCATACAAGATGAATCTGGCAAATAAAGAAACACAGGTGCGTTTTAGCTCTGCTTATCTGGGAGCTGAGGGAATTTTAAATGGACCCTTGATCATTTTCAATGAGCTTTAAAGACCTTTGTAGTCCATGAGACTGTCATACATAACGGAACCATAGCTGCTAAACAAATAAAGGCACAACGCCATAGGCTACCAAAGTGAAGTCATTGTTTATGTCCTAAAAAGCCCTATCCATGGAGACAGGGAGTTCATCAGCCAAAACCATGACGCAAGATCCACATCCTGCAGGGTATGTTGGAAATTTAGGGTCAGAATGTGAGTGATCATAGGAAGTGTGTGGAGTTTGACTACATAGTTTAGGAGTTACAAATGTTTCCTAATTTTAAGCAGAGGGAGAAACATATTAAGAAACAACTGTTAAATATGTTGTTGACAGACGAAAGTCATTAAAACCTTAGTCATTAGTGTGAAAAAACTTTtctgtgtctgttttttttctcctgttgTAAAATGGTCTTTGTTCACATCAACTTGGTTATAATATctacagttataaaaaaaaaagtaatgattgATTCTCAGTTCTTTTCTTCTGGTCTGAATAGTTATATATTACTGCCAttcttattaaattattttatttgaatgaaattctgtcatcatttagtcagtGTCAGTGGAGTCCAAAACAACATTAGAGTCCACTGatttttcattatatggacaaaaagaagaaaataagtcatACAGGATTGGAACTAGTAAATGACCAAAGCCGTTTTGGGTGAAATAATCTTTTAAAGTTACAGTTTTGTTTGACATGTTTTTGAGATTTAGACTCATAGTAGCTGCTCTGTTTTTTGTAGGAGATGAAACATATAGGCTCTGCTCATAACAGAAGTGCCATTCCTTTCAATTCTGGCAGTCCGAGGTTGGTCACCAACATGTACAATAACCCTGCTGGCCTGTATTCCTCTGAAAACATGAAGAGTTTTAACAGTGCAGTGGATGGCGTCCAGACTTCTGCTGCATCCAGTGAAGCCAGTAGGAAGTAAGCATAATACACACCTCTCTGACATACTGTCACAAAGCTATGTGGTACAAcgaacatgcagaaaaaaaaaaacataaatcaggaaattatattatattttaaaataatttattctattttaatacattttataatgtaatttattcattgtcacatgatctttcagaaatcattttcttGATTTCTTGAAATTAATTTCTCAATAATTATTTCTTACTATCAATATGAAAAAAGCTGTTCTGCTTAATTTAACTTTCAGTATTCTTATACAACATAAACTAGATCAAAATGTGTGGTCCAAAAAAGAACAACAGCAGTACGGtactgatttataaaaaataaaagtaaacagaaaAGGTATTACATACCTGGGATAAACATCTCTgacacataaaatatatatatatacagatataaatatatacatatgtaaaaaaaaaacgatcaAAGGATCACATCTTGAaggaatacagaaaaaaaaaaaaaaataacaaaaacttacAATATAGCGATTATTGGGTCTGGATCAGTGTCCCTCTCATGTACCTTTGAAAGAGAGTCAAAGATATCAGTCCAGTACCTGTGGAGTTTGTTGTATGTCCATAATAAGTTAATCAATGTGCGTTCGGCAGCTTTTCATTTATAACATTCAGGTGACACCTCCAGGAAAATATTATCTAATTTAGTTTTGCACATGTATAGCCTatgaaaagtttacatttaattaagTTATGTCTAGCATTTATGGAACATTCATGTATATTCTGCAAACATTCCTTCCAATACTCCAGTAATCGTGATATGTTTTTCAAAGTTCTTTGAGTAGTACAAAGTTCAAAACATCAGCCTTTatatgaaatggaaatcttttataAATACATGCATTATGAATATCTTGACACTTAAATTTCAACTTTTCTTGTGTGTAATTGTATAGTAAATGTATGGGACATGTACCAGCATGAATACAAAGCTTCTATGAATAAGCTAGTGTTTTCAACCAGATTtttaacagatgttttttttctacttattatgAACACTTGTATATCATTATGTGCTACACTTATTCCAGTTTTGTGCTGTATTAGTATAGTTATTTGAATGTATGTCTGTTGAGCTGAAactagccatttaggattgagttaaataatataatacttttGAGATATTGTTTGTCTTGTGGCTGTCATCATTGTGACCTTTTGCATGTTTTATAGCCCAGATCCCTGTAGACCAGGCCAGCCAATACCTGCATTAGCTGCAGACTCTGAAGTGTACAAGATGCTGCAGGAGAATCAAGAATCCAATGAGCCTCCTCGCCAGTCTGCCTCTTTTAAAGTTCTGCAAGAGATCCTGGAAACTGGTATAATCTCATACATCTTTCCTTTTATACCATGTTACATTGTGTCTGAATTACACATGGGTCACCCACCAGGCCTTAGCTTCTGTTGACAAAATAATCTATCTCTGATTTAATAATCATCAGTATCTAAAGCTATGCCTGTAACTACAGCTGTGAAACACATTCTACTTCAGATTTCTGGGCCCATAAAAGACAGCCTTAGCATTACATGGATCTCTGTTTCTTTGTGTCAGGTGATACAGATAAACCCTCAGGCTTCAGAAGTGTCAAAGCCCCCACCCCAAAAATT
Above is a genomic segment from Carassius carassius chromosome 30, fCarCar2.1, whole genome shotgun sequence containing:
- the LOC132110675 gene encoding PDZ and LIM domain protein 1-like, encoding MPLRVVLQGPGPWGFRLVGGKDFEQPLTISRVTPGSKAAQADLCIGDMILSIDGESTEGMTHLEAQNKIKACIEEMVLSIDRSESKMWSPLVTEEGKTNPYKMNLANKETQEMKHIGSAHNRSAIPFNSGSPRLVTNMYNNPAGLYSSENMKSFNSAVDGVQTSAASSEASRNPDPCRPGQPIPALAADSEVYKMLQENQESNEPPRQSASFKVLQEILETGDTDKPSGFRSVKAPTPKIGASVGNPEKLSLCDKCGSGIVGLMVKVRDKFRHPECYVCTDCGINLKQKGHFFVEEKIYCEKHAREHVTPPEGYDVVTVFPK